One genomic window of Gracilinema caldarium DSM 7334 includes the following:
- a CDS encoding ATP-dependent helicase, giving the protein MTKLNFEKELNEQQIRAVTTIEGPVLIIAGAGSGKTRVITYRIAYMLEQGIPQSAILALTFTNKAAREMEERVRELTGKKLQNLTVSTFHAFGVQILRSHIDRLGYRHNFSIYDETDRTQLIKDCIRECGLSTETADLYKIGQLFSNVKIGRYHWGDGANDEYERVYKEYQSSLKVYNAVDFDDLLVLPIQLFEEHPDVLASYRHRYRYIMVDEFQDTSLTQYHMMHLLADRNVCVVGDDDQSIYSWRGANYENILNFERDFPDLVEIKLEQNYRSTSTILEAANGVISHNTNRKDKKLWSGNGGGKPIEIFYPENESDEADFIAQSIRSIMMKEKLKYDDFGVLIRTNSMTRHIEEAFLAENIPYRVSGGTSFFQRKEIKDIISYLRVIANPDDDVNLLRIINTPRRGIGKSSIEHITTHAKQHQTSVWDAMNQLRYAKDTLFPEKGRVDVESFITLIEYFRGEMLGKRGLAKKVRALVDNIDYWSYLVTEYNKNEKAARWKFLNIEHLIQSIETWENDPDNFDPTLFPYLNRISLITRDDDNEEAGKGKVNLMTIHASKGLEFPVVFIAGAEDGLIPHARSLEEGDGNIEEERRLFYVAITRARDKLFITSCRKRRRLQSLAECSHSPFLEEIPQHLVEYHEGEAAIETADEAADYFAQIKSKFA; this is encoded by the coding sequence ATGACAAAATTGAATTTTGAAAAGGAACTGAATGAACAGCAAATCCGGGCGGTAACGACCATAGAAGGGCCGGTACTCATTATTGCCGGTGCAGGGTCAGGGAAAACCCGGGTTATCACCTACCGGATTGCCTATATGCTCGAGCAGGGTATCCCCCAATCGGCCATCCTTGCTTTAACCTTTACCAATAAGGCGGCCCGGGAAATGGAAGAGCGGGTCCGGGAACTGACAGGAAAAAAGCTGCAAAACCTTACGGTGAGCACCTTTCACGCCTTCGGGGTGCAGATTCTCCGTTCCCATATCGACCGCCTGGGATACCGGCATAATTTTTCTATTTATGATGAAACCGACCGGACTCAGCTCATTAAGGATTGCATCCGAGAATGCGGCCTCTCTACGGAAACAGCGGACCTGTATAAAATCGGCCAGCTTTTTTCCAACGTTAAAATCGGCCGCTACCACTGGGGAGATGGGGCTAACGACGAGTATGAACGGGTCTACAAGGAATATCAGAGCAGTCTAAAGGTATACAATGCCGTAGATTTTGACGACCTTTTGGTATTGCCCATCCAGCTTTTCGAAGAACATCCTGATGTACTTGCAAGCTACCGCCACCGGTACCGCTATATCATGGTCGATGAGTTCCAGGACACGAGCCTTACCCAATACCACATGATGCATCTTCTGGCGGACCGGAATGTCTGCGTCGTCGGCGATGACGACCAATCCATCTATTCCTGGCGGGGTGCAAATTACGAAAACATCCTGAACTTTGAACGGGATTTTCCGGACCTGGTGGAAATTAAGCTGGAACAAAATTACCGCTCTACCAGTACCATCCTGGAAGCGGCCAATGGGGTTATTTCCCACAATACAAACCGAAAGGATAAAAAACTCTGGTCTGGCAACGGAGGCGGCAAACCGATAGAAATTTTTTATCCTGAAAACGAGAGCGATGAGGCGGACTTTATTGCCCAATCGATCCGTTCCATCATGATGAAAGAAAAATTAAAGTACGATGATTTCGGCGTTTTAATCCGCACCAACTCCATGACCCGGCATATCGAAGAAGCCTTCCTGGCTGAAAACATCCCCTACCGGGTCTCAGGGGGCACCAGCTTTTTCCAGCGCAAGGAAATAAAGGACATCATCAGCTACCTCCGGGTTATCGCAAATCCCGATGATGATGTGAACCTCCTCAGAATCATCAACACCCCCCGCAGGGGTATCGGCAAAAGCTCCATCGAACATATCACCACCCATGCAAAACAGCATCAGACCTCAGTCTGGGATGCGATGAACCAGCTTCGCTATGCCAAGGACACCCTATTTCCCGAAAAGGGCCGCGTTGATGTGGAAAGTTTTATTACCCTCATCGAATATTTCCGGGGCGAAATGCTCGGAAAACGGGGTCTGGCTAAAAAGGTCCGGGCCCTGGTGGACAATATCGATTATTGGAGCTACCTGGTCACCGAATATAACAAAAACGAAAAGGCTGCCCGCTGGAAATTTTTAAACATCGAACACCTAATCCAGTCCATCGAAACCTGGGAAAACGACCCGGACAACTTTGACCCCACCCTCTTCCCCTACCTGAACCGGATAAGCCTTATAACCCGGGACGATGACAACGAAGAAGCGGGCAAGGGCAAGGTTAACCTGATGACCATCCACGCATCCAAGGGGCTGGAGTTCCCCGTGGTGTTCATCGCCGGCGCCGAGGATGGGCTCATTCCCCACGCGAGGAGCCTGGAGGAAGGGGATGGCAACATAGAGGAAGAACGGCGTCTCTTTTATGTGGCCATAACCCGGGCCCGGGACAAACTCTTTATCACCAGTTGCCGCAAACGCCGCCGGCTTCAGAGCCTGGCAGAATGTAGTCACTCACCCTTCCTGGAAGAAATTCCCCAGCACCTGGTGGAATACCATGAAGGCGAAGCGGCCATAGAAACCGCCGACGAAGCCGCCGACTACTTTGCCCAAATTAAAAGCAAGTTCGCATAA
- a CDS encoding COG2426 family protein, whose translation MSPQTLFWTTFFAFLPISELRGAIPFALSQGMPWYLALLYSVGINALVAPVCWIFLSTGHRLLYHWGWYKTVFDAFVERARGKVHEKVEAWGWLGIAAFVAIPLPVTGAWTGTLGAWILGLDKKKTLLAVIIGVALAGCIVTAVAMLGISAFAIFVKKI comes from the coding sequence ATGAGTCCACAGACCCTCTTTTGGACCACCTTTTTTGCCTTTCTACCCATATCAGAACTGCGGGGAGCCATTCCCTTCGCCCTCTCTCAGGGCATGCCCTGGTATCTGGCTCTGCTGTACAGTGTTGGTATTAATGCCCTGGTTGCTCCGGTCTGCTGGATTTTTCTTTCCACGGGGCACCGGCTTTTATACCATTGGGGATGGTATAAAACAGTCTTTGATGCCTTTGTTGAGCGGGCCCGGGGCAAGGTCCACGAAAAGGTGGAAGCCTGGGGCTGGCTCGGCATTGCGGCCTTTGTGGCCATCCCCCTGCCGGTTACCGGTGCATGGACCGGCACCCTCGGCGCCTGGATATTGGGCCTGGATAAAAAAAAGACCCTCCTGGCGGTCATTATCGGCGTGGCCCTAGCCGGTTGTATTGTGACCGCCGTGGCCATGCTGGGGATTTCAGCCTTTGCCATCTTTGTTAAAAAAATATAA
- a CDS encoding anion transporter: MNMIFLTIFKDWGQTVLVDGVILLALIGIAIGRLPRLKMNRATIAFAGAAFLIALGGISAEEAARAIDLSTLILILSMMIITANLKFSGFFDLAGNLVLRAADRPRKLLGLVMVSSAVLSALFLNDTICIMLTPLVAVLCKRAKRDPVPYLIALALSANIGSAATIIGNPQNMLIGASSGIPFGRFLSRLAIPSVLGLLVAYFLTVIVFKMEFAGNEKITVTDLAQEGLSDQRLYKPLLYKSLIAILIMIIAFILDAPVYAAAMVAAALLLTTRRIKPERVFAELDWTIIAFFGGLFIITAAVAKTSAFSWFVAKALPLVGQSMAGLSAFTLVLSNLISNVPAVMLMRPLAQYFADTEQFYLVLAMASTYAGNLTLLGSVANLIVAEIAKRFDIDISFGTYLKVGLPTTLVTIMLGTLYIMM; encoded by the coding sequence ATGAATATGATATTTCTTACCATTTTTAAAGATTGGGGCCAGACTGTGCTGGTCGATGGGGTCATACTCCTGGCTCTGATTGGAATCGCTATCGGCAGGCTTCCCCGACTCAAAATGAACCGGGCTACCATTGCTTTTGCGGGGGCAGCCTTTCTCATCGCCCTGGGTGGTATTTCTGCGGAAGAAGCCGCAAGAGCCATCGATCTCAGTACCCTGATTCTCATCCTATCGATGATGATTATTACGGCCAACCTGAAGTTCTCCGGCTTTTTTGACCTGGCAGGGAATCTGGTGCTCCGGGCTGCGGACCGGCCCCGGAAACTGCTCGGCCTGGTCATGGTTTCCTCGGCGGTGCTCTCTGCTCTGTTCCTGAACGATACCATCTGTATCATGTTAACGCCCCTTGTGGCGGTCCTTTGCAAACGGGCAAAACGGGATCCGGTTCCCTACCTCATCGCCCTGGCTCTTTCGGCGAATATAGGCTCGGCGGCAACCATTATCGGCAACCCTCAGAACATGCTGATCGGTGCATCGAGCGGCATTCCCTTTGGCCGCTTCCTGTCTCGGCTGGCGATTCCTTCTGTTCTGGGCCTCCTCGTGGCATACTTTCTGACGGTCATCGTTTTTAAAATGGAATTTGCAGGAAATGAAAAAATAACGGTTACAGATCTTGCTCAGGAAGGCCTCTCAGACCAGCGCCTTTATAAGCCCTTGCTGTATAAGAGCCTTATTGCAATTCTTATTATGATTATTGCCTTCATCCTGGATGCTCCGGTCTATGCCGCCGCCATGGTCGCCGCAGCCCTGCTCCTCACCACCCGCCGGATAAAACCCGAACGGGTCTTTGCAGAACTGGACTGGACCATCATTGCCTTTTTTGGGGGTCTTTTCATTATTACCGCCGCGGTGGCAAAAACATCTGCCTTCTCCTGGTTCGTAGCCAAAGCCCTCCCCCTCGTCGGCCAGAGCATGGCCGGCCTTTCTGCCTTTACCCTGGTGCTGTCCAATCTCATTTCCAACGTACCCGCGGTCATGCTCATGCGGCCCCTGGCCCAGTATTTTGCTGATACGGAACAATTCTACCTGGTGCTGGCCATGGCAAGCACCTATGCGGGCAACCTGACCCTCCTGGGGTCGGTGGCCAACCTGATTGTCGCTGAAATCGCAAAACGGTTCGATATTGATATATCCTTCGGGACCTACCTGAAGGTGGGCTTGCCTACTACCCTGGTAACCATTATGCTGGGGACGCTCTATATTATGATGTAA
- the rdgB gene encoding RdgB/HAM1 family non-canonical purine NTP pyrophosphatase, translating to MKLWLATNNEHKKRELEQIFSGHILVTPASAGLVFDPDETGSTFIENTLIKARVLYDLVHEPVIADDSGLCVDALDGRPGVFSARYGSTNGKKLESWERNALLLKELEHETNRKARFVCSMVALFSHDRFYVVQETLEGEIIRESRGSGGFGYDPILYLPERGCTVAELSEDEKNRISHRGKAGKALAKLLTWYE from the coding sequence ATGAAATTGTGGCTAGCTACCAATAACGAACATAAAAAACGGGAACTGGAACAGATTTTTTCAGGTCATATTTTAGTGACCCCCGCATCGGCGGGGCTTGTTTTTGATCCCGATGAAACAGGAAGCACATTTATAGAAAATACCCTTATCAAGGCCCGGGTCCTGTATGATCTTGTCCATGAACCGGTCATCGCCGATGATTCGGGGCTCTGTGTAGATGCCCTGGACGGACGGCCGGGGGTTTTTTCTGCCCGCTATGGAAGCACCAATGGCAAAAAGCTGGAAAGCTGGGAACGGAACGCCTTACTGCTCAAGGAATTGGAGCATGAGACAAACCGGAAGGCCCGCTTTGTCTGTTCCATGGTGGCCCTCTTCAGCCATGACCGGTTTTATGTGGTGCAGGAAACCCTGGAGGGTGAAATTATCCGGGAAAGCCGGGGCAGCGGCGGTTTTGGTTATGACCCGATCCTGTATCTTCCAGAACGAGGTTGTACCGTGGCAGAATTATCGGAGGACGAGAAGAACCGCATCAGCCATCGGGGAAAGGCAGGGAAAGCCCTGGCGAAACTTCTCACATGGTATGAGTAA
- a CDS encoding capsule assembly Wzi family protein yields the protein MQYIKIIPLSVLFIIFVHQYSFSVPLKIIGVGDPLLEDYVFLIRTSEESVLSLTPPLSSDEILSNLKKLSTVNRSPAWWAAYERILQALSETPLLKDDVWGMTIHPQLAVEGRWRTNENLDWLKQEQQNPALFTVPLEFFFVDRFYARGDLILRNDPSFYNDDKAYGTNLPLDIQKLDANMPLKAFVSVGGIWWNVQLGRDRLSFGNGHSGNLAVADSPDYYDFARLSLFSTNFKYSLLVTQLPLETTDYFYASGFAPTDDMTLKETNQRYLYVHRWDFRLWKQLSIGVTEGLIVGNSPLELRYLNPLNIYHSFFSWNDYEKWNQEGDMNGSLVSIDVEWAMGWGISFYGQAVMNQFATPYELEHWPEDNSPNGLGWLGGVEYNRDIAGYRSQFYLEAVYTDPYLYILSSPFASFIWMRRLSELTRKKLRYSWIGYPEGRDVIQVSLGSKVYKVPFGFNWVVSYLVRGEHSILWDWEKGSSAVQQHSPSGVGEHNWRISFEFQWQVMDSLSFNIFNACQWVLNVDHQSGVTAFGSEFAISAKYILGTTNNSVTY from the coding sequence ATGCAGTATATAAAAATCATCCCATTAAGTGTATTATTTATTATTTTTGTACATCAATATAGTTTTTCTGTACCCTTAAAAATAATTGGGGTAGGAGATCCCCTTTTGGAAGATTATGTTTTTCTCATCCGTACTTCTGAAGAAAGTGTACTTTCCTTAACACCGCCCCTGTCGAGTGATGAGATATTAAGTAATTTGAAAAAACTCTCTACGGTAAACCGTTCACCAGCATGGTGGGCTGCTTATGAAAGAATACTGCAAGCTCTCTCGGAAACTCCTTTACTAAAAGATGATGTTTGGGGGATGACTATACATCCACAACTGGCCGTAGAAGGACGATGGCGAACGAATGAAAACCTGGATTGGTTGAAACAGGAACAACAGAACCCAGCTCTTTTTACTGTTCCATTAGAATTCTTTTTTGTAGACCGTTTCTATGCTCGGGGGGATCTAATCCTTCGTAATGATCCTTCATTTTATAATGATGATAAAGCCTATGGTACTAATCTTCCTTTGGATATACAAAAGCTCGATGCAAACATGCCTCTCAAGGCCTTTGTATCAGTTGGTGGAATTTGGTGGAATGTTCAGCTTGGCCGGGACCGGTTGTCTTTTGGTAATGGACATAGTGGGAACCTTGCTGTTGCGGATAGCCCCGATTATTATGATTTTGCTCGGTTATCTCTGTTTAGTACCAATTTTAAATATTCCTTATTGGTTACGCAGCTTCCACTGGAAACGACAGATTATTTTTATGCTTCAGGATTTGCACCGACTGATGATATGACTCTCAAAGAGACGAACCAAAGATATCTGTATGTGCACCGTTGGGATTTTCGTTTATGGAAGCAACTATCAATAGGGGTTACTGAGGGTCTTATAGTGGGTAATAGTCCCCTTGAGCTGCGATATTTAAATCCCTTAAATATCTATCATTCTTTTTTTTCCTGGAATGATTATGAGAAATGGAATCAAGAGGGGGATATGAATGGTTCCCTTGTTTCTATAGATGTTGAATGGGCGATGGGCTGGGGTATCAGCTTCTATGGGCAGGCAGTTATGAACCAATTTGCTACACCCTATGAACTTGAGCATTGGCCTGAAGATAACAGTCCCAACGGGCTTGGCTGGCTTGGCGGTGTAGAATATAATCGAGATATAGCTGGTTATAGATCTCAGTTTTATTTGGAAGCTGTATATACTGACCCGTACCTTTATATTTTATCGAGTCCCTTTGCAAGTTTTATCTGGATGCGCCGTCTTTCAGAGCTTACACGTAAAAAACTTCGATATTCCTGGATTGGTTATCCGGAAGGTAGAGATGTTATCCAAGTATCCTTAGGATCAAAGGTGTATAAAGTTCCGTTTGGTTTTAACTGGGTTGTTTCATATTTAGTGCGGGGTGAGCATTCGATTCTATGGGATTGGGAAAAGGGCAGTTCCGCTGTGCAACAGCACAGTCCTTCTGGTGTAGGGGAACATAATTGGCGAATATCTTTTGAATTCCAGTGGCAGGTGATGGATTCTCTTTCATTTAATATATTCAATGCTTGTCAATGGGTACTGAATGTGGATCATCAATCAGGCGTAACGGCCTTTGGTAGTGAATTTGCTATAAGTGCAAAGTATATATTGGGCACCACTAATAACTCTGTTACTTATTAG